The Actinomycetota bacterium DNA segment CGTACGAGGAGGTGGCCGAGAAGCTCGAGTGCAACCCGAAGAGCGTCGACAACGCACTCCAGCGCGTCAAGCGCAAGGTCGAGGTGCACCTCAAGGATCGCGAAGTACTCGACCTCGGCTAGAGGCTTATGCATACCCTCAAGTAGAGAGTGAGTCTTTGACGTGATGCCGCCATTTCAGGCGGCATCACGTGTTTCTGGCTACGTTTGCGGACGTCCGAGGGCCACAGAGGTCCTGATCAACCCGGGGGACCCCATGAGCGCACCCATCCTGGTCGGCTACGACCGCAGCGATTCGTCCAAGCGCGCGCTGCAGCGCGCCATCGAGCGCTGCAGCGAGAAGCACGCCCCGCTGCTCGTGGTGGCCATCCACGAGGCCATCCTCGACCCCACGGGCCCGCGCGCCTTCGGCACGATGGGCGACGGCAGCCCCATGCAGGGCCCGTTCCCCGAGATGCCGGACGTGCACGAGGC contains these protein-coding regions:
- a CDS encoding universal stress protein, encoding MPPFQAASRVSGYVCGRPRATEVLINPGDPMSAPILVGYDRSDSSKRALQRAIERCSEKHAPLLVVAIHEAILDPTGPRAFGTMGDGSPMQGPFPEMPDVHEALQEARDLVEDGAVAKAEYAWAIGEPAALIVETAQDYKAQLVVVGHTHHGFLGKMFGADISEEVEKHAGCPVEVVD